DNA from Nitrospina gracilis Nb-211:
CCAAGCGTCCGGAGGTGAAAGAGTTCATCCGGTTTTACATCAAGAATGCCGGCAAGCTCTCCAAGGAAGTGGGCTACATTCCTCTGCCGGATTCCCTGTACCGCGAAAACCTGGAGCGGTTTGAAAACGACCTCATGAAACTGGCAAGCAACTGAACTTCTCAAGAAATAATATGTTTTCAAAGTGGATGGACCACGCAGTGCACGGGGTTCTCGTGCTCTGCGTGGGTATCACCTTGATGACCACGCTTGTGGTCATCTTTCTTTTGGGGAAAGAATCGTTTCTGTTCTTCCGCGAGGTGTCCGTTTTCGACTTCCTGTTTGGAACCGAGTGGGCGCCCCTGCTGGAACCGAAATCGTTCGGCGTTCTGCCGCTGGTTGCCGGGACGCTGAAAGTCGTTTTCGGAGCGATCCTCATTGCCCTGCCGTTCGGGCTGTTGATCGCGACCTATCTCAGCGAGTTTGCCTCCGCGAAAGTGCGTTCGGCCATCAAACCCGTGCTGGAAATCCTGGCGGGCATCCCGACGGTGGTGTACGGCTACTTCGCGCTGACGTTTGTGACGCCGATCCTGCGGATGGTGTTCCCGGACACAAATATTTTCAACGCCGCCAGCGCCGCCATCGTGGTGGGCATCATGATTCTGCCGATGGTGTCGTCCCTGTGCGACGATGCGTTTCGCGGTTTGCCGGAAAGTTTGCGGGAAGGTGCATATGCGCTGGGAGGCACGCACATGGAGGTGATGTCGCAGATCATCATCCCCGCCGCCGCCTCGCGCATCGGCGCCGCCGTCATTCTGGCTTTATCGCGCGCGGTGGGGGAGACCATGGCGGTGACCCTGGCCGCCGGGGCGACGCCGAGTTTGTCGATCGGCTTTCTTGAAAGCATTCAAACAATGACGGCGTACATCGTGCAGGTGAGCCTCGGCGACATCCCCGCCGGCGGCGTCGAGTACTACACCGTGTACGCGGTTGGCATGCTGTTGTTCCTGATGACGCTCACCATGAACATCATCGGCAACCATTTCATTTTGAAATCGAAGAAATACAACTCATGACGGACTTGCGCGAAAAACGAAAACAGCGCGACCGCTGGTTCATTTGGCTCTGTTCCGCGGTGACGTGGATGACGGTCGGCGTGCTGGGCATCCTTCTGGCGCACGTGGTGAAGGAAGGCTTTGCCTGGCTGGACTGGGATTTTCTGAACAGCTTTCCCTCGCGCCATCCGGAGGAGGCGGGGATCAAATCCGCGTTGTGGGGAAGCATCTGGTTGATCGGCATGACGGCGATGCTCGCCATTCCGCTGGGTGTGGCCACGGCGGTGTACCTGGAAGAGTTCGCCCCGAAAAACCGCCTGCTCCGCATTTTCGAGATCAACATCGCCAACCTTGCCGGAATGCCGTCTATCCTGTATGGCGTTTTGGGACTGGCTATTTTTGTCCGCTTTCTGGGATTTGACCGCAGTTTGTGGTCGGGTAGCATGACCATGAGCCTGCTCGTGCTTCCGGTCATCGTGATCGCCGCGCAGGGGGCGATCCGCGCCGTGCCCGCGTCGATCCGCGAAGGCGCGTTTGCGCTGGGGGCGCGCCGCTGGCAGGTGGTGTGGTGGCAGGTTCTGCCGTCCGCCCTGCCGGGCATCATGACGGGCATCATCCTGGCCTTGTCGCGCGCCATGGGCGAGACCGCACCGATGATCATGATCGGCGCGTTGAGTTACGTGGCGTTCACCCCGGAGACGCCGGAAGACCCGTTCACCGCATTGCCCGTGCAGATCTTCAACTGGGCTGCCCGGCCGCAGGAAGAGTTTCATGGACTCGCCGCGGCGGGTATCATGGTTCTGCTGGCCCTGCTGTTGTCGATGAATGCCGGAGCGGTGTTCATCCGCGAAAAACTGCAAAGGTATAAATAATCTATGAGGGAGGTCGGCTTGGAAGAGTGCAATACCATTCTGGAGACGCGGAATCTTTCCATCAACTATGGAGATCATCGCGTTGTGAAAAACATCGACCTCCAGATCCCGGCACACCAGGTGACCGCCGTCATCGGTCCCTCTGGTTGCGGCAAAAGTTCCCTGCTCCGCGTGTTCAACCGCATGAACGATTTCATTCCGACCGCGTGGGTGGAAGGGGAAGTGATATTCCGCGGCGAAAACCTGTACGATAAAAAGATGGACCCCGGCCTCATCCGGCAGAAGATCGGCATGGTGTTCCAGCGGCCCAACCCGTTCCCCAAATCCATTTTCAAAAACGTGGTGTGGGGACCAAAGATCAACGGCTATAAGGGGGACCTGAACGAACTGGCGGAAGATGCGTTGATGAAGGCCGCGCTGTGGGACGAGGTGAAAGACCGCCTGCGCGACTCGGCGCTGAAACTGTCCGGTGGTCAACAGCAGAGGTTGTGCATCGCCCGCGCCATTGCCATGAACCCGGAAGTGATCCTGATGGACGAGCCGTGTTCCGCTCTCGATCCCCGCGCCACGGCGCGCATCGAGGACTTGATCCAGGAGTTGCGCTCGCGTTACACCATCGTCATCGTCACCCACAACATGCAACAGGCGGCGCGCATTTCGGACCTGACGGCGTTTTTATACGAGGGGGACCTCGTGGAGTTTGGTTCCACCAAAAAAATATTCACGCAACCTGACCAGAAGAGAACGGAAGATTACATCACCGGACGGTTCGGTTGATTCCTGATGGGAAGCCATGACCAAACATTTTGAACGTGAACTCGATGTTCTGAAAAAACAACTGCTGGGCCTGAGCGCACAGGTGGAGGAGATGGTGCTGAGGGTCATGAAATCCGTGGCTTCTCTGGATGTGAAGCAGGCGCAGGAAATCATCGACCAGGACAAGGCCATCGACAATACGGAGGTGCAGTTGGAGGAAGAGTGCCTGAAGGTGCTGGCCCTGCACCAGCCGGTGGCGGGAGACCTGCGTTTCGTCGTCGCCGCCCTCAAGATCAACAACGACCTGGAACGCGTGGCCGACCTGGCGGTGAACATCGCCGAGCGCGTCATCGTGCTGGCCAGCAAACGCAACGTCACGCCGCCGTTCGACTTCACCACCATGGCGGAAAAAAGCCGCGCCATGCTGGGCCAGTCCATCGACTGCCTGATCAATATGGATCCCGTCACCGCGCACAAGGTGTGGCAGGCGGATGACGAGATCGACGCCATGAACCGGGAAGTGTACCAGCGGGTGTACGAGAAAATCCGGCAGAATCCCGACCAGGTGGAAACCCTCATCAACTACATTTCAATTTCGCGCCACCTGGAGCGGATCGCCGACTACGCCACCAACATTGCCGAAGATGTGATTTATCTGGTGGAGGGAAGGATTGTGCGCCACCAGCCGGAACAGTTCAAGCAGGCGGGCGGACGCCAAACCAAGTGATCCCGTCCCGCCTTCCGGGTCAACCCGGAAGCGGGCCTTCATGGACGATGTCAGCCAGCGGCCGGCGGTCATTGCTGGGATCCTCCCGTTCCTTCAAGTCGTCGTCGAGACTTTCCGCCGGACCCTGCTTTCCCACCGCAATCGCACACATCGCCGTGAACTTGTCTTCGTTGACGTTCGCCACCTCGTGAGCGCGGTCTTTCTTGAAGCCGCCCATGGCGTGACACACCAGCCCCATCTTTTGCGCCTGCAGGCAGAGCGACATCCACGCCGAACCGGAATCGAACTGCGCCCAGTGGTTGGGGTTGCCCCGCTCCTCAAAATCGTTGCGCGCGAACACCAGGATGAGCAGAGGCGCCTTGTCCGCCCACTTGCGGTTGCCGTCCACCAGCGCCGTCTGGAACTCACTCAGCCGGTCCCCCCGGCCGTACACAAAAAACCAGGGTTGCTCGTTGTAACAGGAAGGAGCCCAGCGCGCCGCCTCAAACAACGTCATGATGTCCTCATCGCTCAATGGATCGCTCAGGAACGAACGTGGCGACCAGCGGTAGAGAAATTGAGGATCGAGTTTGGTGTAGGGGCTTGTCCGGGTCATGAGTCAACTCCTTGTATTGAGTTTCAAACTGTCTGTCGGGATCGAATTGCGGTGGGTGTGTGAAAAAGCGGTCCATCCGGACCAGAAACACCACGAGCAACATTTTAAGATGTTTGCACGCGTGTTTTGCAAGTTGATTTTTTAGAAGACTCATGGCGCGTCCCGTCCCCTTCCCGTTGCCTGCCGGGGGGCCTCACCGGCAGGGCCACGCCATGGGCGAAAATCTAAGCTTTGAGCTGTGCGCCCCCCTCTTTCCGGCAGGTGGAGATGAATCGGTTTTGGTTGGAAACCGGGACGATGCGGAAGCCGACCCGGAATCGCACCGGTTTTACATGAAACCGTCTGCCCGCTCATCCCCTCCTCAAAAAAAGTTGATTTGTCCGTATCGGTTCAAAACAACTTTGCGGATCAAAAAATTCGGTATTTTGAAGTCATCGGAACGGTTTAAGTTTGCGTTTTTCAATCCAAATCAAGGATTGCTTGCGGAAAAAGCTCCTCCCGGTTTTTTATGGATCTAGCGATTTTTTGTGAGGCATTCGCTCAAACGAAAAAATCACTTTAAATTTACGGAGGGGTCCATATAATATATATAACCATTTAATTCAATGTGTATTTTTCGTTTTTCCACATCCTTGAGCCTTGTAACAAGGGTATAGAACATCCGAATTTAAATATAGGAATATTCCTATATTGAGTTGTGCTAAGAGGAGAGGGCCTGACTCTTACGCTCACCTTATTGTTGGGAGAGGTACGATGAAAAGGGCTTTGAGGATCCTGCTGGTGGAAGATGATGAGGAAGATGCATTCTTCATCCGAAATATGCTGATCTCAAGCGAGCCGGAATTTATTTGCGAGCTCACTCATTTGGACAAGCCGGAAGGGGTCCCGGGTATCCTGCAAGAAGACCAGATTGATATCTGTCTTTTCGATTACCGCCTGCGCAACAGCAACGGAATCGACCTGCTCCGCAGTGTGCGGGCGCGGGGGCATCATCACCCCGTTATTTTTCTGACCGGGCAGAGCGACCCGGAGGTGGCGGCCGAAGCCATCAAGAGCGGTGCCACCGACTACCGGTCGAAGAACAACCTCACCGCCGAATCCCTGATCCGCTGTATCGAGGTGGCCATTCAGTTGCGCCGCGAAGCGGATTTGCGCGAGCGGGCGGAAGATGAATTGAAGCGCGCCAATGACAAGCTGATGGAAGCCAACCGTCAGCTGAAAGGGTCGCTCCAGAAACTCCAGGTGGCGCAGGAAGGCATCGTCCGCTCCGAAAAGCTGGCGAGCATCGGCCGTCTCGCCGCCATGGTGTGCCACGAGGTGCTCAACCCCCTCAACATCATATCCGGCCACGTGCAAACCCTCATTCGCGATCACGCCGGGGATGCCGGGCGTGATGAGCACTACCGGTCCATGCGCGAGGAGATTTTCCGCATCGACAAAATCCTGAGCGATCTTCTCCGGTTTTCGCGCAAGGGCAATATGGAGTTTCAGGAGGTGAACTTCAACGATGAGCTGGACTTCGTCCTGTCCCTGCTGGAAAAGGAGATGCGTATGGACAACATCGAACTCCGCCGGCACTTCACCGAGGAAGAGGTGTACCTGCGTGCCGACCCGGACCGCATGCGCCAGGTGTTTCTGAATGTATTCAACAATGCCCGCCATGCCATGCCGCAAGGCGGCTCATTGACGGTGCGGACGGAGAAGGTGGTGCGCGAGATCATTCAAAATCGCCGTAAGGAGGACGTGTACCTCGACCCGGAAAGCATTCCCATTCGCCGCGAATCGTTTTTTCACATCGAAATCGAAGATACCGGTGTGGGCATTTCCCGCGAGAACCTGGGCAAGATCTTCGAGCCGTTTTTCACCACCAAGCCGGAAGAAAAGGGCACCGGCCTGGGGTTGTCAGTCTGCTATACCATCCTGGAACAGCATGGGGGATTCATCGAAGTGGAAAGTGAAGAGGAGAAGGGCACCTCGGTTCACCTGTGGATTCCCGTCCAAAAATGCGAGGAGATTTCCATCTCCGTGGAGCAGGACCACTGAGCGCGCCGAACGGAACTCCACTCAGCTGAGGAAGCTAAGCAGGGTGGGTTGCAGGACCCGTGCCGTGGTGGCCAGCGTCGCCTGCAGTGCGATTTCGAGGGCCGCAAGATTGGCCGCTTCTTCCACAAAATCGGCATCCTCAATGTCGGACAATTGATCCGTCTGCGTCACCACATCCGCTTTGCTCAGTGTGTCCATCTGGTCCAGCGTCTGGGCGACCGCGGCGAACTCCGCACGCACTTCACTCACCTTGTCGCGGCTTGCATTCAACAGATCCAGGGATGCCGCAATTCCCTCCGTATCGTCCCGTTCCAAAGCCTGCTTCAACGTATCCAGAGCCAGAAACACATTATTGCCACCAATGCCGAGGATGGACGCGGTGTTGCCGCCTGCGGTGTCGGCGATGACCGCCGTGGTGTTTGCATTGGACGAGACCACATCCAGCCCGTTGCCCAGTGAGTTGATGCTCGCCGTCAGGTTCAGCCCTGCCCCGTTGAGCGTGGTGATCACATCGTTGATGGTCGTCGCGCCGCTCAGATCCACGGTGCCGGACAGCGATCCGTTGGTCACCTCCACCGAACCCAGCGTCAGGCCACTGCCGCCGTTGAGGCTGGCGATGGTCGTGGCGGTGGTGATGACGGGATTCAGGTCCTGCCCCGTCAGGTTGCCGTTGCGTGACCCCAGGATGCCCAGCTCCTGCGCCACGGTGCCGCCGCCGGATTCGGTGATGGTCAAGGCCTGGGTGATGGTGGTGCTGGTGTCGGTGAGGAGCAGTCCGTTGCCCGCGCTGTTGATGGAGGCGGTGACGTTGATGCCCGCGCCGTTGATGGCGGTGATGACGTCGTTCACCGTCGTCGCCGCGCCGAGATTCACCACCGCGTTGTTGCCTTCGCGATCGGTGATGGACAGGCTCCCCAGCGTCACTCCCGCGCCGCCGTTCAGGTCGCTGAGATTCGTGGCGGTGGTCACCGCGGGGTTCAGGTCCACGGCGAACACTTCCGACCCGGGTTTGGTGATGGGCACGGTCAGTCCGTCGGCCACCGCCAGGTTCAGACTGTTGCCGTCGCCGCTGTACAGTGCACCCAGTGCGCCGGCATTTTGCTGGAAGGGTGCGGTGGTGACCCCGGTTCCGGAAAACAGGAAGCGTCCCTGCACTTTCGTGTTGGCCGCTTCAAACACGGTGTCGATGATCTTGTCCAACTCTTCCGCCGCCGCTTGCCGCGTGGCGGTGGTGTTGAGTCCGTTCAGGCTGTTCACCGCCAGCTCCTGCGCGCGGACGAGGCTGGTGTTGACCGAGCCCAGCGCCGCATCGGCGCTGTTCACGAACACGCGGTTGAAGGTGATGTTGCGGTTGAACTGTTCCGAGCGGCTGATGGACGCGCGCAGGCTGAGCACGTCCCGCAGGCCGAGCGGATCGTCCGACGGCGCGAGGATGCGCTTGCCGCTGGCGATGCGCTGGTTGGTGAGAAACTGGTCTTCCGTGATGCGGAACAGGTTGCGAAGCGCGTTTGCCTGCTGTGCCTGGTTGGTCACCCGCATTACCATGTCATGTCTCCCGGTCCGTTATCGTGTACGGACCTGTGTTCATATCTGGTTCTGAAGGATGTCGAACATCTCATCGACGATGCTGATCATCCGCGCCGAAGCCTGAAACGCCTGTTGAAACTTGATGAGGTTGATCATCTCCTCGTCGATGGACACACCGGAGATGCTTTCGCGCCGGGCATCGAGCTGGAGCTTGATGCCTTCCTGCTGTTGCGCCAGGGTCTGCGCCGAGCGCGCGCCGTTGCCCACGTTGTTGAGGATGCCGCTGTAAAAATCGTCGAACGTCGCCGTGCCCGTGCCGGAAGAAAAGCCGATGCCGGAAAACACGCCGCGCGTCTGAAGCCCCGCCAGCGCCAGCGCGTTGTCGCCGTCACCGGTGCCGTTTTGCCCGGCGGCGAGGATCTGCGAATCGGCCAGCAGTGCGGTGGACATGGACATGCCGGAGGCGGCATTGGCGGAAGTGGAAAAGTCGAACACGTCGCCCGCCGTCGGCGCACCGGTGACGGTCACCGCAAAGCCGCCGTCCAGATTGATGGGCGTGCCGGCGTAAGTGAACGACCCCACGCTTTGCCCGGTGGTCAGGTTCACCACGTCAAAATCGGTGGCGGAGGTGAACGTCAGCCGGAACTTGTCGGTGGACGTGGTGGTCGGGCTGGCGTTGGCGATGGTCACACTACCGGTGCCGGAGTTGGCGGAGTTGGCCGCCGTGGTCACGGACAGTACGGTGAAGAAATCGTTGCCGGTACTGCCGTCCAGGCCGATGCCTTCCTGGTGCACGCGGTTGACCTCGGTCACGATGCTGGCGGCCAGCCGGTCCAGCCGGTCGAGAGCGCCGGCCACTTCCGTGTCGCGCATGTCGAGCAGGCCGCGCACCTCGCCACCCTGGATGGCGGAGGTGATGTTGACCGTGGCGCCCCCGGCATCCTGAATGGAGATATCCAGCAGGCCGCTGTTGTTGGAGTTGGCCTGTGTGCTCAGGGTGAAGGTCCGGTTGCCCAGCACCAGCGGCGTGCCGTCGGACAGGGTCAGGTTCATCTGGCCGTCACCGGAAGAGATGCGCGTGATGTCCAGTTTCTGCGACAGTTCTTTCACCAGCTGGTCGCGCTGGTCCATCAGGTCGTTGGCGGCGAACCCGGTCAGGTCTGTATTCGGGATGATTTCGTTCAGCCGCGCGATCTCGGTGATCAGGCCGTTGATCTGCGTCACCTCGTCATCGATTCTGCGGTTGAGGTTCAGCCGCTCCTCGGTCAGGGAGTTGCCCAGCTTGTTGAACGTTTGCGTCAGCGAGGCGCCCGCGGAAATCACGTTACTGCGCTCGGAAAATCCGGTGGGGTTGTTGGCCAGGTCGCCGAGCGCGCTGAAAAAGTTGCTGAGCTCCCCATTGAGGCTGACGCCTTCGGTTTCGTTGAGCAGGACTTCGAGGTTTTCGAACACGTCGCGGCGCACGGTGAAATTGCCGAGGCTCTGGTTTTCGCTCAAAATCTGGTTGAACAGGAACTGGTCGAACGAGCGCGTGATGCCCGTGGCGCGGACGCCGGTGCCGATCTGCCCCAGGTTGAAATTGCGCGGGGTGTTGGGTTCCAGCGTCACCGTCTGGCGGCTGTAGCCCTCGGTCTGCACGTTGGCGACGTTGTTACCGGTCACCTCGATGGCCAACTGCTGGCTTTGCAGTCCCAGCTTGGCGGTGTTCAGAATGCTGAAGATGTTCGACGTCATGGATGCGATCCGTCAGATGTTGGTGCTGATCAACCCGCTGGTCAGCGGAACCTGGTCCGTTTTGCCGTCGGCATGATAGGGCGCGTAGCTGGAATCCGCCTTGTACAGGACGTTGATGGATTCCTTCATCGACATCGCCGAGCGTTCGATCAGCCGCCGGTTCATCTCGTTCATCTTTTTGATCTTGCTGATTTGTTCCTTCATGCGTTTCTGGCAGAGGATCATCGACATTGACCACTGGTTGTTTTTGAACTGCGCGATCCTGCGGAGCGTTACCTTTTCAACGGGGATGTTCCAGTGTTCCGCCATCTGGCGGAGAATGGCCTCGCGTTTCTGATTGAGCTCGCCCACCTGCGTCAGCAAAGCCTCTTTCCGTTCCAGGGTTTTCATGAGACGGTCGCGGGAAAATTCCGTCACCGCACTCCACTCCTCGCCGAAGATCTTGATGAGCCGGTCATACAGCTCGATCTTCTGCTCCAGAATGGTATTGAGCGCCTGATACAACTCTTTCATGACACACCTCCCAAAGGGGTCCTGCTACAGAACCGGCAGACTCCGGCTCATTTGATCGTAAAGGGTCTGGGCCAGGCCAATGCTCTGGTGCTGGACCACTTCCTTGGACAGTTCCTCATCGAGCACCGCTTCGTACTGCTGGCTGGCGAAGCCTTCCAGCAATCCGGTTTTGTTGACGGTCTGGCGCATGGCTTTCAACATCTGATGGATCAGCAGGCCCTCGAACTGGCGCGAGACCTCCATCAGTTTTTCCGATTCCTGCTTGCCGCCCGATGCCTTTTCGCCTTCACCGCTCTGCTTCACCTGCGCCAGCGTCT
Protein-coding regions in this window:
- a CDS encoding rod-binding protein, whose translation is MDFIPMHTPVNPLGPNAADQAKRLGEQVPTLNPAKALTQSFSQTLAQVKQSGEGEKASGGKQESEKLMEVSRQFEGLLIHQMLKAMRQTVNKTGLLEGFASQQYEAVLDEELSKEVVQHQSIGLAQTLYDQMSRSLPVL
- the pstB gene encoding phosphate ABC transporter ATP-binding protein PstB translates to MREVGLEECNTILETRNLSINYGDHRVVKNIDLQIPAHQVTAVIGPSGCGKSSLLRVFNRMNDFIPTAWVEGEVIFRGENLYDKKMDPGLIRQKIGMVFQRPNPFPKSIFKNVVWGPKINGYKGDLNELAEDALMKAALWDEVKDRLRDSALKLSGGQQQRLCIARAIAMNPEVILMDEPCSALDPRATARIEDLIQELRSRYTIVIVTHNMQQAARISDLTAFLYEGDLVEFGSTKKIFTQPDQKRTEDYITGRFG
- a CDS encoding nitroreductase family protein, which codes for MTRTSPYTKLDPQFLYRWSPRSFLSDPLSDEDIMTLFEAARWAPSCYNEQPWFFVYGRGDRLSEFQTALVDGNRKWADKAPLLILVFARNDFEERGNPNHWAQFDSGSAWMSLCLQAQKMGLVCHAMGGFKKDRAHEVANVNEDKFTAMCAIAVGKQGPAESLDDDLKEREDPSNDRRPLADIVHEGPLPG
- the phoU gene encoding phosphate signaling complex protein PhoU, which translates into the protein MTKHFERELDVLKKQLLGLSAQVEEMVLRVMKSVASLDVKQAQEIIDQDKAIDNTEVQLEEECLKVLALHQPVAGDLRFVVAALKINNDLERVADLAVNIAERVIVLASKRNVTPPFDFTTMAEKSRAMLGQSIDCLINMDPVTAHKVWQADDEIDAMNREVYQRVYEKIRQNPDQVETLINYISISRHLERIADYATNIAEDVIYLVEGRIVRHQPEQFKQAGGRQTK
- a CDS encoding flagellar protein FlgN, which gives rise to MKELYQALNTILEQKIELYDRLIKIFGEEWSAVTEFSRDRLMKTLERKEALLTQVGELNQKREAILRQMAEHWNIPVEKVTLRRIAQFKNNQWSMSMILCQKRMKEQISKIKKMNEMNRRLIERSAMSMKESINVLYKADSSYAPYHADGKTDQVPLTSGLISTNI
- the pstC gene encoding phosphate ABC transporter permease subunit PstC, which codes for MFSKWMDHAVHGVLVLCVGITLMTTLVVIFLLGKESFLFFREVSVFDFLFGTEWAPLLEPKSFGVLPLVAGTLKVVFGAILIALPFGLLIATYLSEFASAKVRSAIKPVLEILAGIPTVVYGYFALTFVTPILRMVFPDTNIFNAASAAIVVGIMILPMVSSLCDDAFRGLPESLREGAYALGGTHMEVMSQIIIPAAASRIGAAVILALSRAVGETMAVTLAAGATPSLSIGFLESIQTMTAYIVQVSLGDIPAGGVEYYTVYAVGMLLFLMTLTMNIIGNHFILKSKKYNS
- the flgL gene encoding flagellar hook-associated protein FlgL, which produces MVMRVTNQAQQANALRNLFRITEDQFLTNQRIASGKRILAPSDDPLGLRDVLSLRASISRSEQFNRNITFNRVFVNSADAALGSVNTSLVRAQELAVNSLNGLNTTATRQAAAEELDKIIDTVFEAANTKVQGRFLFSGTGVTTAPFQQNAGALGALYSGDGNSLNLAVADGLTVPITKPGSEVFAVDLNPAVTTATNLSDLNGGAGVTLGSLSITDREGNNAVVNLGAATTVNDVITAINGAGINVTASINSAGNGLLLTDTSTTITQALTITESGGGTVAQELGILGSRNGNLTGQDLNPVITTATTIASLNGGSGLTLGSVEVTNGSLSGTVDLSGATTINDVITTLNGAGLNLTASINSLGNGLDVVSSNANTTAVIADTAGGNTASILGIGGNNVFLALDTLKQALERDDTEGIAASLDLLNASRDKVSEVRAEFAAVAQTLDQMDTLSKADVVTQTDQLSDIEDADFVEEAANLAALEIALQATLATTARVLQPTLLSFLS
- the pstA gene encoding phosphate ABC transporter permease PstA, with the translated sequence MTDLREKRKQRDRWFIWLCSAVTWMTVGVLGILLAHVVKEGFAWLDWDFLNSFPSRHPEEAGIKSALWGSIWLIGMTAMLAIPLGVATAVYLEEFAPKNRLLRIFEINIANLAGMPSILYGVLGLAIFVRFLGFDRSLWSGSMTMSLLVLPVIVIAAQGAIRAVPASIREGAFALGARRWQVVWWQVLPSALPGIMTGIILALSRAMGETAPMIMIGALSYVAFTPETPEDPFTALPVQIFNWAARPQEEFHGLAAAGIMVLLALLLSMNAGAVFIREKLQRYK
- a CDS encoding hybrid sensor histidine kinase/response regulator gives rise to the protein MKRALRILLVEDDEEDAFFIRNMLISSEPEFICELTHLDKPEGVPGILQEDQIDICLFDYRLRNSNGIDLLRSVRARGHHHPVIFLTGQSDPEVAAEAIKSGATDYRSKNNLTAESLIRCIEVAIQLRREADLRERAEDELKRANDKLMEANRQLKGSLQKLQVAQEGIVRSEKLASIGRLAAMVCHEVLNPLNIISGHVQTLIRDHAGDAGRDEHYRSMREEIFRIDKILSDLLRFSRKGNMEFQEVNFNDELDFVLSLLEKEMRMDNIELRRHFTEEEVYLRADPDRMRQVFLNVFNNARHAMPQGGSLTVRTEKVVREIIQNRRKEDVYLDPESIPIRRESFFHIEIEDTGVGISRENLGKIFEPFFTTKPEEKGTGLGLSVCYTILEQHGGFIEVESEEEKGTSVHLWIPVQKCEEISISVEQDH
- the flgK gene encoding flagellar hook-associated protein FlgK, which gives rise to MTSNIFSILNTAKLGLQSQQLAIEVTGNNVANVQTEGYSRQTVTLEPNTPRNFNLGQIGTGVRATGITRSFDQFLFNQILSENQSLGNFTVRRDVFENLEVLLNETEGVSLNGELSNFFSALGDLANNPTGFSERSNVISAGASLTQTFNKLGNSLTEERLNLNRRIDDEVTQINGLITEIARLNEIIPNTDLTGFAANDLMDQRDQLVKELSQKLDITRISSGDGQMNLTLSDGTPLVLGNRTFTLSTQANSNNSGLLDISIQDAGGATVNITSAIQGGEVRGLLDMRDTEVAGALDRLDRLAASIVTEVNRVHQEGIGLDGSTGNDFFTVLSVTTAANSANSGTGSVTIANASPTTTSTDKFRLTFTSATDFDVVNLTTGQSVGSFTYAGTPINLDGGFAVTVTGAPTAGDVFDFSTSANAASGMSMSTALLADSQILAAGQNGTGDGDNALALAGLQTRGVFSGIGFSSGTGTATFDDFYSGILNNVGNGARSAQTLAQQQEGIKLQLDARRESISGVSIDEEMINLIKFQQAFQASARMISIVDEMFDILQNQI